One window of Drosophila busckii strain San Diego stock center, stock number 13000-0081.31 chromosome 3L, ASM1175060v1, whole genome shotgun sequence genomic DNA carries:
- the LOC108600263 gene encoding uncharacterized protein LOC108600263 isoform X7 — protein sequence MRAISSPALTDNTEAAAQQPQTKFVAPTDETAKNADGNCNASTSGTAESLSVFQKFKRNFHNLNNKNQLHINSTPTTTTAVAATAASPATETKASPTTPTVCITAPAAASTSAETNNDECNGGDSTSGRYRFGPLIWRTSKERRKTKFNRRDKCNSGDSGIQIEIEQDEQYVRGLSNEQQGAAGAAVTSTPKSVFKPRSIRRTHSAKSSNVLAATGGNAGKPPVYRQHQLTRACCTEREAPESLPTRSLSQPNGLDNYGMRRSVMEDSDSDSVASHEEGSSYYPIYAEVLYNFTAAGPQELGLERGTLIEILRKEVGPWWFGRIKKDDASLFEEILDPELGWFPKDFIRIIHSPETDAFYNLHKTSASEVPEAATAPADSEVPVIVTELNSSIEEADTTMTMDQSNITTIVIESPPATVDEQTSEITALHPSSATLISVPVNSAELLRRSAVRELLETEVNYVKLLASICDGYLPAMSKRIDIFSPNSIRLIFSNITSIYKFQKRFLEALRKGIEQNQLSKVFLKMHKGFLCYSTYCNAYPRALIELESYDRVKDARTVLENCRESENLAELPLSAHLLAPVQRICRYPLHLNEIIKSTSKSASMEATPATNSDEPDGNGLSNVEYQDYDQLDVGQLDVPDTLESVHQALDKMRGITEAVNEGKRHSETIARHQSSFQNFKGPPLHLHSTRFFLQVDATRQKQNLWNSSYTLFLFDNQLVYCKRDIIKRSHFIYKGRIFLDRCRVVNVRDGKMFGHTIKNSLRIYCESRDKWYDFSFRSANRKHRFLNTLALERQFGGKALYVSEMTGFEYNFDERTGDYSDQSDYELPECDHALGTTSASGDSSVPESPAKSPYRSCDTLPKKSQSRDGLASSSNASGSGSVSGSGQILTTTSTGSLGRRRLGNWFRKPKSTNCTPSQSPTHKSGFDADVTLTAARVAAIELVEAAAAEQEVDSSYA from the exons ATGCGGGCAATCTCTAGTCCTGCTCTTACGGATAACACTGAAGCAGCCGCTCAACAGCCACAGACAAAGTTTGTCGCACCAACAGATGAAACGGCAAAAAATGCTGACGGCAACTGCAATGCAAGTACATCTGGGACAGCTGAAAGTCTGAGTGTCTTTCAGAAATTTAAACGCAATTTTCACaatttgaataacaaaaatcaactGCATATCAACTcgacaccaacaacaacaacagcagtggcagcaacagccgcatcGCCAGCGACAGAAACCAAAGCATCACCCACAACGCCCACAGTGTGTAtaacagcaccagcagcagcatcaacgtCAGCTGAGACCAACAATGATGAGTGTAATGGAGGAGATAGCACCTCTGGCAGATATCGTTTCGGTCCGCTTATTTGGCGAACGTCAAAGGAGCGCCGCAAGACAAAGTTCAATCGACGCGACAAATGTAATTCTGGAGATTCTGGCATACAGATCGAAATTGAGCAGGATGAACAGTATGTTCGAGGCCTCAGCAATGAACAGCAAGGCGCAGCTGGTGCGGCAGTCACTAGCACACCAAAGAGTGTGTTCAAGCCACGCTCCATACGCCGCACACATTCAGCCAAATCGAGTAATGTCTTGGCGGCGACAGGCGGTAATGCAGGCAAACCGCCCGTTTATAGGCAGCATCAACTAACCAGAGCCTGTTGCACGGAGCGCGAGGCCCCAGAATCGTTGCCCACACGATCGCTTAGCCAACCAAATGGGCTGGATAATTATGGGATGCGCCGAAGCGTAATGGAGGATAGCGACAGTGACAGTGTTGCCTCCCACGAAGAAG GCAGCAGTTATTATCCGATTTATGCGGAAGTGTTGTACAACTTCACCGCGGCTGGTCCGCAAGAGCTGGGCCTGGAGCGGGGCACTCTCATTGAAATATTGCGAAAGGAGGTCGGACCCTGGTGGTTTGGACGCATTAAAAAAGATGATGCAAGTCTGTTTGAGGAAATACTGGATCCGGAACTTGGATGGTTCCCGAAGGACTTTATACGCATTATTCATAGTCCCGAGACCGATGCCTTCTACAATCTGCATAAAACGTCGGCCAGCGAAGTGCCTGAAGCTGCTACAGCGCCAGCAGACAGTGAAGTGCCAGTGATTGTGACTGagctcaacagcagcatcgAGGAAGCTGATACCACCATGACTATGGACCAAAGCAACATAACTACCATAGTCATCGAGTCGCCTCCAGCGACAGTTGATGAGCAAACTAGTGAAATAACTGCATTGCATCCTTCATCTGCAACACTCATTAGTGTACCAGTGAATAGCGCTGAGTTACTGCGTCGAAGCGCTGTGCGCGAGCTGCTCGAAACTGAAGTCAATTACGTCAAACTTCTGGCCTCCATCTGTGACGG TTACCTGCCTGCGATGAGCAAACGTATTGACATTTTCTCGCCGAATAGCATTCGACTGATATTTTCGAATATAACGTCAATCTATAAGTTCCAGAAAAGGTTTCTGGAGGCACTGCGGAAAGGCATCGAGCAAAATCAATTATCCAAGGTGTTCCTTAAGATG CATAAAGGATTTCTATGCTACTCTACATACTGCAATGCGTATCCTCGTGCACTCATCGAACTCGAGTCCTACGATCGTGTTAAGGATGCACGCACTGTTTTAGAGAA TTGCCGAGAGTCAGAGAATCTGGCTGAGCTTCCATTATCAGCACATCTTTTAGCACCGGTTCAACGCATTTGTCGCTATCCCTTGCATCTTAACGAGATTATTAAGTCAACGTCAAAAAGTGCCAGCATGGAGGCCACCCCAGCGACAAATTCAGATGAGCCAGATGGAAATGGACTCAGCAACGTGGAATACCAAGACTATGATCAACTGGATGTAGGCCAGTTGGATGTGCCCGATACGCTGGAGAGCGTCCATCAGGCGCTTGATAAGATGCGTGGTATCACAGAAGCTGTCAATGAAGGCAAACGCCACAGTGAGACTATTGCACGACATCAGTCCAGCTTCCAAAACTTTAAGGGCCCGCCGCTGCACCTACATAGTACGCGTTTCTTTCTACAAGTGGACGCGACGCGCCAGAAACAGAACCTATGGAACAGCAGCTATACGTTATTCTTATTTGATAACCAATTAGTTTATTGCAAGCGGGATATTATCAAGCGCAGTCACTTCATCTACAAAGGACGTATTTTTCTAGATCGCTGCCGTGTCGTGAACGTGCGGGATGGCAAAATGTTTGGTCACACTATTAAGAACTCCCTGCGCATCTACTGTGAGTCGCGAGACAAATGGTATGACTTCAGTTTTCGTTCGGCAAATCGTAAGCATCGTTTTCTAAACACGCTCGCCTTGGAACGGCAATTTGGAGGTAAAGCGCTGTACGTTTCCGAAATGACTGGATTCGAGTACAACTTTGATGAGCGCACGGGTGACTACTCCGATCAATCAGACTATGAGCTGCCTGAATGCGATCACGCATTGGGCACTACTTCAGCTAGTGGCGACAGCTCAGTACCCGAGTCACCGGCCAAGTCGCCGTATCGCTCTTGCGATACTTTACCAAAAAAGTCGCAATCACGTGACGGCCTCGCAAGTTCTAGTAACGCATCTGGATCTGGATCGGTATCAGGCTCAGGACAGATACTGACTACAACGTCCACTGGCTCATTAGGTCGTCGGCGCCTGGGCAATTGGTTTCGAAAACCAAAGAGCACCAACTGCACGCCAAGCCAGTCACCAACGCACAAGTCTGGCTTTGATGCGGATGTCACCCTGACAGCAGCACGTGTGGCAGCTATCGAATTGGTTGAAGCAGCTGCCGCCGAGCAAGAGGTGGACAGCTCGTATGCTTAG